The following proteins are encoded in a genomic region of Desulfuromonadales bacterium:
- a CDS encoding ABC transporter ATP-binding protein has product MLSLQGVSKTFGGLTAVNDVSFEVAEGSIVGLIGPNGAGKTTTFNLITGNYRPDRGEIRFLGKAISGLPTHHIVALGIARTFQTIRLFQSLSVLENVLAGCHCRLRAGLFAGMLRTPAERREERAAVELALEELAFVGLAGQAGSRAGSLSYGNQRLLEVARALATRPRLLILDEPAGGMNGQETDALLGLIRKVRERGITLLLIEHDMGLVMRACDQLVVLEYGAKIAEGPPETVKNDPKVIEAYLGAD; this is encoded by the coding sequence ATGCTGAGCCTGCAGGGCGTGAGCAAGACCTTCGGCGGTCTCACCGCCGTCAACGACGTCTCCTTCGAGGTCGCCGAGGGCTCGATCGTCGGCCTGATCGGCCCCAACGGTGCCGGCAAGACCACCACCTTCAACCTCATCACCGGCAACTACCGCCCCGACCGGGGGGAAATCCGTTTCCTCGGCAAGGCGATCAGCGGCCTGCCGACCCATCACATCGTCGCGCTGGGGATCGCCCGCACCTTCCAGACGATCCGCCTCTTCCAGAGCCTCTCGGTGCTGGAGAACGTACTGGCCGGCTGCCACTGCCGGCTGCGCGCCGGACTCTTCGCCGGCATGCTGCGCACCCCGGCCGAGCGGCGCGAGGAGCGCGCGGCGGTCGAGCTGGCCCTGGAGGAGCTGGCTTTCGTCGGCCTCGCCGGCCAGGCCGGCAGCCGCGCCGGCAGCCTCTCCTACGGCAACCAGCGACTGCTCGAGGTCGCCCGCGCCCTGGCTACCCGACCGCGCCTGCTGATCCTCGACGAGCCCGCCGGAGGGATGAACGGGCAGGAGACCGACGCCCTGCTCGGGCTGATCCGCAAGGTGCGCGAGCGGGGGATCACCCTCCTGCTCATCGAGCACGACATGGGACTGGTGATGCGCGCCTGCGATCAGCTGGTGGTGCTGGAGTACGGGGCGAAGATCGCAGAGGGGCCGCCGGAGACGGTCAAG
- a CDS encoding branched-chain amino acid ABC transporter permease, translating into MRRNALLFAAGVAALAAAPLFLNTYWIDVLNSVGLYALLALSLNVILGDAGMYNMGHAAFYAVGAYAAAILNTRFDLPVLWALPVAGLAAALFAAVVARPVIHLRGDYLLIVTVGLGEIVRIALVNDLFGLTGGPNGIFGIDRPLLFGHKIRKPQEFLYLIWGFVALTVLLFYRLKHSRFGRALDYLREDPVAAEGSGINTGRCRLLAFVIGAAWAGMTGSLYAAKMTIISPDSFSFWESVLIFIIVILGGAGNIAGVLLGAFLVVGLPELFRGFATARMWFFGLAMMVMMVFRTQGILPPRPRLFSRLGKNGEKTP; encoded by the coding sequence ATGCGCCGCAACGCGCTGTTGTTCGCCGCCGGCGTCGCCGCCCTGGCCGCCGCTCCACTCTTCCTCAACACCTACTGGATCGATGTGCTCAACAGCGTCGGTCTCTACGCCCTGCTGGCGCTCAGCCTCAACGTCATTCTCGGCGACGCCGGGATGTACAACATGGGTCACGCCGCCTTCTACGCAGTGGGCGCTTACGCCGCCGCCATCCTCAACACCCGCTTCGATCTTCCCGTCCTCTGGGCGCTTCCCGTCGCCGGCCTGGCGGCGGCCCTGTTCGCCGCCGTGGTTGCCCGCCCGGTCATCCACCTGCGGGGGGACTACCTGCTGATCGTTACCGTCGGCCTGGGGGAGATCGTCCGCATCGCCCTGGTCAACGACCTCTTCGGCCTCACCGGCGGTCCGAACGGCATCTTCGGCATCGACCGGCCGCTCCTCTTCGGCCACAAGATCCGCAAGCCGCAGGAGTTTCTCTACCTGATCTGGGGGTTCGTCGCCCTCACCGTCCTGCTCTTCTACCGCCTGAAACATTCGCGCTTCGGCCGCGCCCTCGACTACCTGCGCGAGGACCCGGTGGCCGCCGAGGGGAGCGGCATCAACACCGGCCGCTGCCGCCTGCTTGCCTTCGTCATCGGGGCGGCCTGGGCGGGGATGACCGGCAGCCTCTACGCCGCCAAGATGACCATCATCTCCCCCGACTCCTTCAGCTTCTGGGAGTCGGTGCTGATCTTCATCATCGTCATCCTCGGCGGGGCCGGCAACATCGCCGGTGTGCTGCTGGGGGCTTTTCTGGTGGTGGGCCTGCCCGAACTCTTCCGCGGTTTCGCCACCGCCCGCATGTGGTTCTTCGGCCTGGCGATGATGGTCATGATGGTTTTCCGCACTCAGGGGATCCTGCCGCCGCGGCCGCGGCTCTTTTCCCGGCTCGGCAAAAACGGAGAGAAGACGCCGTGA